A genomic window from Tolypothrix sp. PCC 7910 includes:
- a CDS encoding PAS domain S-box protein, with product MDILKSLLIVTKHMPVLEVIQLMNQAQTSYALVLDAQKLTGIVTVRDILAATSNQSVLADMTVVEVMSQPVITLSAAEAKNLSTVVQKFHQYGISHLPVLDNYGQVLSVVNKDEVIERLYQTLNCKTAELEREVAQTEQMSKLIAYKENCYQASKAIIQDILDSAIATSIVSLRVFSNCQWQCDYQSPGSEALFGYTPEEILTQQDLWISRVHPEDREKVIEPLFEDIFAGRTANVEYRFHHKDGSLRWICATYTSRYDARANCWIVTGTSNDISDRKLAQNTLLEQAKLLELSHDAIIIRNLNNQITFWNQGAERIYGWTAKEAMHKNSYTLLATQFPIPLEEANACLINEGYWEGELVHFRRDGQKIVVESRWALFKQTDGKPISVLEINRDISKRKQAELTLQEREAMLRGIGDNLPNAALYQLIRELDGSDRFSYLSAGIERIMEISVEAALQDSSLLYSQVIAEDVPLLQQAVEQSMQNMSVFDVQLRIRTPSGKGKWLDLCSTPRKLHDGRVAWDGLMVDVTDIKQTEETLRKSEALLAESQRIARLGNWECDVATGKATWSKELFHLFNRDLEAEPNYQELFSLWDSEGAEKLQQAIEEAIATGKSYHLILRVPQSDGSHSYLEVIGHAQSNAAGKVVRLYGTAQDVTAREKALNERKRVEQALRENEAFLRSIYYGVGLSIFVVDVVDDDFRFVGLNPTHQDLTGITTDVLRGKTPEQVLPPAAAAAIRQHYQDCVTSGENITYEECLPFQGKDTWWLTSLTPLKNADGRIYRIIGNSLNISDRKHTEQILELQAIITRNMAEGISLIRAIDGVVVYTNRKFEQMFGYEDGELIGKHISIVNYADAQTDPQAVYEAITAKLRQNGETTYKVHNVKKDGTPLWSSGAASVFEHPEYGTVFVTVQQDITEQKQAEDKLKASLKEKEVLLKEIHHRVKNNLGIISSLLQMQCRRIQDAQAISILRDSQNRIASIALVHEKLYASDHLSDIDFAQYILDLTTHLFKSYNFSSNNIQLNIQVEPVQLDIETAIPCGLIINELVSNALKYAFPDQHSGEIQVKCYQNYEYCSKISLQPDLVLIIRDNGVGLPADFDSKKARTLGMTLLHGLVKQLRGTVQIHNQQGTEFKIIFPRSKVEKQ from the coding sequence ATGGATATTCTTAAATCATTGCTGATAGTTACAAAACATATGCCAGTGCTTGAGGTGATTCAATTGATGAATCAAGCTCAGACAAGTTATGCACTGGTTTTAGATGCCCAGAAATTAACTGGTATTGTCACAGTTAGAGACATACTCGCTGCCACTAGTAATCAATCTGTATTGGCTGATATGACTGTTGTTGAAGTTATGAGTCAACCTGTAATTACCTTGAGTGCAGCAGAGGCAAAAAATTTATCCACAGTGGTACAAAAATTTCACCAATATGGAATCAGCCACTTACCTGTCTTAGATAATTACGGGCAAGTATTAAGTGTGGTTAACAAGGATGAAGTGATTGAGAGACTCTACCAAACTCTGAATTGCAAAACAGCAGAGTTGGAACGCGAAGTAGCTCAAACAGAGCAAATGAGCAAATTGATCGCATACAAAGAAAACTGTTATCAAGCATCAAAAGCCATCATCCAAGATATTCTTGATAGTGCGATCGCGACTTCGATTGTTAGTTTGCGTGTATTTTCCAACTGTCAATGGCAATGTGACTATCAATCACCAGGTAGCGAAGCTTTATTTGGCTATACACCCGAAGAAATTCTCACTCAACAAGACCTCTGGATATCGCGAGTGCATCCAGAGGATCGAGAAAAAGTGATCGAACCTTTGTTTGAAGATATTTTTGCTGGGCGCACAGCCAATGTAGAGTATAGATTTCATCATAAAGACGGTTCGCTACGCTGGATTTGCGCTACTTATACTTCCCGTTATGATGCTAGAGCCAACTGTTGGATAGTCACAGGTACTAGTAACGACATCAGCGATAGAAAACTGGCACAAAACACTTTATTAGAGCAAGCCAAGCTCTTAGAACTTTCTCATGATGCTATCATAATTCGCAATCTCAATAATCAAATTACATTTTGGAACCAGGGAGCAGAGAGAATTTACGGTTGGACAGCAAAAGAAGCAATGCACAAGAATAGTTATACTCTTCTGGCTACTCAGTTTCCTATACCTTTGGAGGAAGCCAATGCTTGCCTGATTAATGAAGGATATTGGGAAGGCGAATTAGTCCATTTTCGGCGAGATGGTCAGAAAATCGTCGTAGAAAGTCGCTGGGCATTGTTCAAACAAACTGATGGTAAACCCATATCTGTGTTGGAAATTAATCGAGATATTAGCAAGCGCAAACAAGCAGAGCTTACTTTGCAGGAACGAGAAGCGATGTTGCGCGGGATTGGAGATAACTTACCTAATGCAGCACTTTATCAACTAATCCGCGAACTCGATGGTAGCGATCGCTTTTCTTACCTCAGTGCGGGGATTGAAAGAATCATGGAAATTAGTGTAGAGGCGGCGCTACAAGATTCTAGTTTGTTGTATAGCCAGGTAATTGCAGAGGATGTACCTCTCCTACAGCAAGCTGTTGAGCAGTCGATGCAGAATATGTCTGTATTTGATGTGCAACTGCGGATCAGAACCCCTAGCGGTAAAGGGAAATGGTTAGATTTATGTTCTACACCACGCAAGTTGCATGATGGACGGGTAGCTTGGGATGGATTGATGGTGGATGTCACCGACATTAAACAAACTGAAGAAACCCTACGCAAGAGCGAAGCCTTACTAGCAGAATCCCAACGAATTGCGCGTCTGGGTAACTGGGAGTGTGATGTGGCTACAGGTAAAGCCACTTGGTCAAAAGAACTTTTCCACCTTTTCAATCGCGATTTAGAAGCAGAACCCAACTATCAGGAATTATTCAGCTTATGGGATTCTGAAGGCGCGGAAAAATTGCAGCAAGCCATTGAAGAAGCGATCGCTACTGGTAAATCCTACCACCTAATTCTGCGTGTACCCCAGTCTGATGGCTCTCATAGCTATTTAGAGGTAATTGGACACGCACAATCGAACGCCGCAGGTAAAGTGGTTCGCCTTTACGGTACTGCTCAAGATGTTACCGCCAGAGAAAAAGCACTCAACGAACGCAAACGAGTAGAGCAAGCACTACGCGAAAATGAAGCCTTTTTACGCAGTATCTACTATGGGGTAGGACTATCAATTTTTGTGGTTGATGTTGTCGATGATGATTTTCGCTTTGTGGGTTTGAACCCTACTCACCAGGATCTCACAGGAATAACCACCGATGTGTTACGTGGTAAAACCCCTGAGCAAGTTCTTCCTCCAGCAGCAGCTGCGGCTATACGACAGCATTATCAAGATTGCGTGACATCAGGAGAAAATATTACTTATGAGGAATGTTTACCTTTTCAGGGTAAAGACACCTGGTGGCTGACCAGCCTCACTCCTTTAAAAAACGCAGATGGGCGTATTTACCGCATCATTGGCAATAGTCTTAATATTAGCGATCGCAAACATACTGAACAGATATTAGAACTACAAGCAATCATCACTCGCAATATGGCTGAGGGAATTTCCTTAATTCGAGCCATTGATGGTGTTGTAGTTTATACAAATCGTAAATTCGAGCAAATGTTTGGTTATGAAGATGGGGAATTAATTGGTAAGCATATATCTATTGTTAATTATGCAGATGCACAAACAGATCCTCAAGCAGTATATGAAGCTATTACTGCCAAGTTGAGGCAAAATGGTGAAACTACTTATAAAGTTCACAATGTTAAAAAAGATGGTACTCCTTTGTGGAGTTCTGGTGCTGCATCAGTGTTTGAGCATCCTGAATATGGAACTGTGTTTGTGACTGTGCAACAAGACATTACAGAACAAAAACAAGCCGAAGACAAACTTAAAGCATCTTTGAAAGAAAAAGAAGTGTTACTTAAGGAAATTCATCATCGTGTAAAAAACAACTTAGGAATTATTAGCAGTCTGCTACAAATGCAGTGTAGGCGTATCCAAGATGCTCAAGCCATCTCTATCCTCCGCGATAGCCAAAACCGTATTGCTTCCATTGCTTTAGTCCATGAAAAATTATATGCTTCCGATCATCTGAGCGATATTGATTTTGCTCAGTACATTCTCGATTTAACAACTCATTTATTTAAATCTTATAATTTTAGTTCCAATAATATCCAATTAAATATTCAAGTTGAACCTGTGCAACTAGATATTGAAACTGCCATTCCTTGCGGATTAATTATTAATGAACTAGTTTCAAATGCTTTAAAATACGCCTTTCCAGACCAGCATTCAGGTGAAATCCAGGTAAAATGCTATCAAAATTATGAATATTGCTCAAAGATTTCTCTTCAGCCCGATTTAGTTCTAATTATCCGAGATAATGGGGTTGGATTACCTGCAGATTTTGATAGCAAAAAAGCAAGAACACTGGGAATGACCCTTCTTCATGGATTAGTAAAGCAGCTGAGGGGAACAGTTCAGATTCACAACCAGCAGGGAACAGAGTTTAAAATTATTTTTCCAAGAAGCAAGGTAGAAAAGCAATGA
- a CDS encoding response regulator codes for MSISSAVETPNMIQVLVVEDEYILAINLQESLEGLGYTVVDIVDSAAEAIERANELRPNLILMDIRLRGEMDGIQAAEEIWRKLQIPVIYLTGHSDKSTVERATLTSPFGYILKPVSEQELYVAIQTAMERYEREQFLSTVLRGMGEGVIVADSQLQVQYLNQVAETLTGWRLEEAKNQMLTEVVQLIEEQTQRPAENPIAIALQTQTTIYLKNRILLVTKNGTKIPVADSATPVRDRSGSITGAVMVFRDDTQRRLNEERSLAAERARQIEIQIAELQRLNQLKEDFLATTSHEMRMPLSNIKMAISQLENVLNQLGILNHEEMSASESVTKYLTILRSQCERELTLIDNLLEMRMIDADVYPLQLTKINLHSFLQQIIDGFQELVQAQQQILEINIAADLSPFVADLNLLTRILTELLNNACKYTPLRERITVNVEYIYPENSYINDHRQSQILSNSPEPILQIKISNYGVEIKQEDQALIFEPFYRITKNKPQQKTTIFDTDNQIHLRNPLQDTGAGLGLTLVKKLVEHLQGSIAVKSNHICTTFTVSLPFILSQ; via the coding sequence ATGAGCATCTCATCAGCAGTCGAAACACCAAATATGATTCAAGTACTAGTTGTTGAAGATGAGTATATTCTTGCTATCAACCTCCAAGAAAGTTTAGAAGGTTTGGGCTACACAGTTGTGGACATTGTAGATTCTGCAGCCGAAGCAATTGAGAGAGCGAATGAACTACGTCCAAACTTGATTTTGATGGATATTCGCTTGCGGGGAGAAATGGATGGTATCCAAGCAGCAGAGGAAATATGGCGAAAGCTGCAAATCCCAGTAATTTACTTAACAGGACACTCTGATAAAAGTACTGTCGAACGGGCAACTTTAACATCTCCCTTTGGATACATCCTCAAACCTGTTAGTGAACAAGAACTTTATGTTGCTATCCAAACAGCAATGGAACGCTATGAACGCGAGCAATTTTTAAGCACAGTTCTCCGGGGAATGGGTGAAGGTGTAATTGTGGCTGATTCTCAACTGCAAGTACAATACCTCAATCAAGTAGCCGAAACCTTAACTGGCTGGCGATTGGAAGAAGCCAAAAACCAGATGTTAACCGAAGTTGTGCAACTGATTGAGGAACAAACTCAGCGTCCCGCCGAAAATCCGATCGCCATAGCTTTACAAACACAAACTACTATCTATCTCAAAAATCGCATTTTACTGGTTACCAAAAACGGGACAAAAATTCCTGTGGCTGATAGCGCTACTCCTGTGAGAGATAGAAGCGGAAGCATCACCGGTGCTGTGATGGTTTTTCGTGATGACACACAACGCAGACTCAACGAAGAACGTAGCCTTGCAGCTGAGAGAGCTAGACAAATAGAAATTCAAATAGCAGAACTGCAACGACTCAATCAGTTGAAAGAAGATTTTTTGGCAACTACTTCTCATGAAATGCGGATGCCTTTGTCAAATATTAAAATGGCAATTTCTCAGCTGGAAAATGTATTAAATCAACTGGGAATTTTGAATCATGAAGAAATGTCAGCATCTGAGTCTGTAACCAAATACTTAACTATTTTGCGTAGCCAGTGTGAACGAGAGCTAACGTTAATAGATAATTTACTTGAAATGCGGATGATTGATGCCGATGTTTATCCATTGCAACTAACTAAAATTAATCTGCACAGCTTTTTACAGCAAATTATCGATGGTTTTCAAGAGCTAGTGCAAGCGCAACAACAAATTTTAGAAATTAATATTGCCGCAGATTTATCACCTTTTGTTGCTGACCTCAATCTTTTAACTCGGATATTGACAGAACTACTAAATAATGCTTGTAAATATACACCATTACGTGAAAGAATTACCGTAAATGTCGAATACATATACCCAGAAAATAGCTACATAAATGACCACAGACAATCTCAGATATTAAGTAATTCTCCAGAACCCATATTGCAAATTAAAATTAGCAATTATGGTGTTGAGATTAAGCAAGAAGACCAAGCTTTAATCTTTGAACCTTTCTATCGGATTACCAAAAATAAACCTCAACAAAAAACGACTATTTTTGACACAGATAACCAGATTCATCTCAGGAATCCTTTGCAAGATACTGGCGCAGGCTTAGGCCTAACCTTAGTTAAAAAGTTAGTGGAACATCTGCAAGGAAGTATTGCAGTTAAGAGCAATCATATCTGCACAACATTTACTGTCTCACTACCGTTTATTCTGTCTCAGTAA
- the purU gene encoding formyltetrahydrofolate deformylase: MTKPTATLLISCPDQRGLVAKLANFIYSNGGNIIHADQHTDFGAGLFLSRIEWQLEGFNLPRDLIGPAFNAIAQPLGAKWELNFSDTVPRIAIWVSKQDHCLFDLIWRHRAKEFTAEIPLIISNHPNLQKVAEQFGIDYHHIPMSKENKAEQEIKQLELLHQYKIDLVVLAKYMQIVSADFITKFPQIINIHHSFLPAFVGANPYHRAFERGVKIIGATAHYATPELDAGPIIEQDVVRVSHRDDVEDLIRKGKDLERVVLARAVRLHLQNRVLVYANKTVVFE, encoded by the coding sequence ATGACCAAACCAACAGCAACCTTGCTTATTTCCTGCCCCGATCAGCGGGGACTAGTGGCGAAACTTGCTAATTTTATCTACTCTAACGGCGGCAATATTATCCATGCCGATCAGCATACAGACTTTGGCGCTGGGTTGTTTCTCAGCCGCATTGAATGGCAGTTAGAAGGATTTAACCTGCCACGAGATTTAATAGGGCCAGCATTTAATGCCATAGCCCAACCTTTAGGCGCTAAATGGGAACTAAATTTTTCTGATACTGTACCCCGCATTGCTATTTGGGTTAGTAAGCAAGACCACTGTCTGTTTGACTTAATTTGGCGACATCGTGCTAAAGAATTTACGGCTGAGATTCCTCTAATTATTAGTAATCATCCTAATTTGCAGAAAGTAGCCGAGCAATTTGGCATCGATTATCACCACATTCCCATGAGTAAAGAAAACAAAGCAGAGCAGGAAATTAAACAACTGGAATTACTGCATCAATACAAAATTGATTTAGTTGTATTGGCAAAATATATGCAGATTGTTAGTGCTGATTTTATTACTAAATTTCCGCAAATTATTAATATTCATCACTCATTTTTACCTGCTTTTGTAGGCGCAAACCCTTACCACCGCGCTTTTGAAAGGGGAGTTAAAATTATTGGAGCCACGGCACATTATGCGACTCCTGAGTTAGATGCTGGCCCAATTATTGAACAGGATGTGGTGCGAGTCAGCCATCGCGATGACGTTGAAGATTTAATTAGAAAGGGTAAAGATTTAGAGCGAGTTGTGTTGGCTAGAGCCGTACGCTTGCACTTGCAAAATCGTGTTTTAGTCTATGCCAATAAAACTGTCGTCTTTGAATAA
- a CDS encoding DUF4340 domain-containing protein encodes MKFSRTTLILILLALGLGSFVYFYEIRGATQREEVKEKKQQIFAFTADDVQSLKIATAKLSLALERNPQDSPPKWLLKSPVSEPANDAIVSYLMDLLVKGKSDRSLSIPPNQKGDFGLDNPQATINITLKNQQSHQLLIGATNFNRRLLYVQADPSVKLDGNIDVLLVSTDFENAVNRDLSEWKQPVVNNDKTPTPTPTSK; translated from the coding sequence ATGAAATTTTCGCGCACAACTTTAATTTTGATATTGCTAGCCCTGGGTTTGGGTAGCTTTGTTTATTTCTATGAAATTCGGGGGGCGACTCAGCGGGAGGAAGTAAAGGAGAAAAAGCAGCAAATTTTCGCTTTTACTGCTGATGATGTGCAGTCTTTGAAAATCGCAACGGCAAAACTCTCTTTAGCTTTGGAAAGAAACCCGCAGGATAGTCCGCCTAAGTGGTTGTTAAAATCACCGGTGTCAGAGCCAGCAAATGATGCTATCGTTTCTTATTTAATGGATTTGTTGGTAAAAGGAAAAAGCGATCGCTCTTTATCTATCCCGCCTAATCAAAAAGGCGATTTTGGCTTAGATAACCCCCAGGCGACAATTAATATCACCCTGAAAAATCAGCAAAGCCATCAATTGCTTATAGGTGCGACTAATTTTAACCGTCGTTTATTGTATGTTCAAGCTGACCCATCTGTAAAACTCGATGGTAATATAGATGTTTTGTTGGTTTCCACAGATTTTGAAAACGCAGTCAATCGCGACCTATCTGAGTGGAAACAACCAGTAGTTAATAACGATAAAACACCTACACCAACTCCCACTAGTAAATAG
- a CDS encoding Gldg family protein → MKIVAKKKLWKYLFWLGPFFLMAGLTARLISPYWSPISLAFLITGIAVIGIGIILQSQNNQWLGSRSTQAGTNALVATLAVLVILGLINFLGVRYHYRADLTETQLFTLAPQSQELLHNLTQPVKVWIFDVNQNPQDRDLLENYRRQNSKFQFEYVDPDARPGLAKKFGYKDYGEVYLEYQDKRQLVQIVNQENERLSEVRLTNRLQQITTANAAKVYFLQGHGEHPLTAAESGMSQAIQGLTDKNFTTSPLNLAEAAKVPDDAAAVVVAGPKEGLFEGEVQALEQYLNRGGDLLLMIDPGTDPKLENLLKQWGVTLDSRLAVDVSGQGAKQGPAVPIITDYGQHPITKEFGNNISFYRLARPLQINPVAGVQSTPLLRTKPYPNSWAESDLQSEKLEFNADKDLKGPLTLGVALERKLPAPSTTQPNPTPSPLPSPTTQGQAAPKASPSPTPTTNNQATPTATPSPTPTTAATLNNQQGEKTATESRLVVIGNSDFATDGLFQQQLNGDVFLNSVTWVSKQEDQQPLSIRPKEAKNRRLNITATQANLLTLSSLLLLPLIGLVSAFLIWWRRR, encoded by the coding sequence ATGAAAATCGTTGCTAAAAAGAAACTTTGGAAATATCTGTTTTGGCTAGGCCCATTCTTCTTAATGGCGGGCTTAACTGCTAGGTTGATTTCACCATACTGGAGCCCAATTTCCTTAGCATTTCTCATTACCGGAATTGCAGTTATTGGTATAGGGATTATTTTACAAAGCCAAAACAATCAATGGTTAGGAAGTCGTTCTACCCAAGCTGGGACTAATGCTTTAGTCGCCACCTTAGCAGTATTGGTAATTTTAGGGCTAATTAACTTTTTGGGTGTTCGCTACCATTACCGCGCCGATTTAACAGAAACGCAATTATTTACCCTAGCACCCCAATCCCAGGAATTATTACATAATCTGACCCAGCCAGTTAAAGTCTGGATTTTTGATGTCAATCAAAATCCCCAAGACCGAGATTTACTAGAAAATTATCGCCGGCAAAACTCCAAGTTTCAATTTGAGTATGTCGATCCAGATGCTAGACCAGGACTAGCCAAAAAGTTTGGTTATAAAGACTATGGAGAAGTTTATTTAGAATATCAAGATAAAAGACAGTTAGTACAAATAGTTAATCAAGAAAATGAACGACTTTCAGAAGTGCGGTTAACTAATCGCCTGCAACAAATTACTACTGCTAACGCCGCCAAAGTTTACTTCCTCCAAGGTCATGGCGAACATCCATTGACAGCAGCTGAAAGCGGAATGTCTCAAGCTATTCAGGGATTAACTGATAAAAATTTCACCACCTCGCCCTTAAATTTAGCAGAAGCCGCAAAAGTACCTGATGATGCGGCGGCGGTAGTAGTAGCAGGGCCAAAAGAAGGCCTATTTGAGGGTGAAGTTCAAGCTTTAGAACAATACCTCAATCGTGGCGGTGACTTACTGCTAATGATAGACCCTGGTACCGACCCCAAACTCGAGAACTTGCTGAAACAGTGGGGTGTTACCCTAGATAGTCGTTTAGCTGTTGATGTTTCTGGACAAGGTGCAAAACAAGGGCCAGCAGTTCCCATAATTACAGACTACGGACAACATCCAATTACTAAAGAATTTGGTAACAATATTTCTTTTTATCGGTTAGCAAGACCTTTGCAAATTAATCCCGTAGCTGGTGTTCAGTCTACACCCTTGCTGCGAACCAAACCTTATCCTAACAGCTGGGCAGAAAGCGACCTGCAAAGCGAGAAATTAGAGTTTAATGCCGATAAAGACCTGAAAGGGCCTTTAACTTTGGGCGTAGCTTTAGAAAGAAAACTACCAGCCCCATCCACAACTCAACCTAACCCCACACCCTCACCATTACCATCACCCACAACTCAAGGACAGGCGGCACCCAAAGCCAGCCCTTCACCTACTCCCACAACCAATAATCAAGCCACCCCCACAGCTACACCTTCACCAACTCCTACAACTGCTGCAACTTTAAACAATCAGCAAGGTGAAAAAACTGCTACTGAATCCCGGTTGGTAGTCATTGGAAATTCCGACTTTGCTACCGATGGCTTATTTCAACAGCAATTAAACGGTGATGTCTTCCTCAACTCAGTCACCTGGGTAAGCAAACAAGAGGATCAACAACCTTTATCAATTCGCCCCAAAGAAGCCAAAAACCGCCGCCTCAACATCACAGCCACCCAAGCCAATCTTTTAACATTGTCATCTTTATTGCTTCTACCCCTGATTGGTTTAGTATCCGCCTTTCTAATTTGGTGGCGGAGGAGGTGA
- a CDS encoding ABC transporter permease — MGIVLSNIIAIYRRELQSYFVSPLAYVIAGIFWFISGLFLVMILLGPGGILPTITALDLQGQQLGVPVPPIDVPYEFVRAFLDRMGWLLLFVLPILSMGLYAEERKRGTLELLATSPVTNWAVAVGKLLGVLTFFITMVVPLLALEAFVIQQSNPPMAPTMLLFGHLGLILLAAAILSLGMFISSLTDSTILSAVFTFAVILLLLFVDLLAKTVPGPIGEALSYISLLKHFNTFIEGIFDTSALLLFLSYIFLGIFLTSQSIDALRFQRQ; from the coding sequence ATGGGTATAGTACTGAGTAATATTATTGCCATTTATCGCCGAGAATTGCAGAGTTATTTTGTATCACCTTTGGCTTATGTGATTGCTGGCATATTTTGGTTTATTTCTGGCTTATTCTTAGTAATGATTTTGCTAGGGCCAGGTGGTATTTTGCCGACAATCACCGCTTTAGATTTACAAGGACAACAATTAGGAGTACCAGTACCACCAATTGATGTTCCCTATGAATTTGTACGAGCATTTTTAGACCGAATGGGATGGCTATTATTATTTGTATTGCCCATTCTTTCTATGGGACTTTATGCCGAAGAACGTAAACGTGGCACTTTAGAACTATTAGCTACGTCACCAGTGACAAACTGGGCAGTAGCTGTGGGTAAGTTATTAGGCGTACTAACTTTTTTCATCACAATGGTTGTACCATTGCTAGCACTGGAAGCGTTTGTGATTCAACAATCAAATCCACCTATGGCACCAACCATGCTGTTATTTGGTCATTTGGGATTAATTTTGCTCGCAGCCGCAATTTTGTCTTTGGGAATGTTTATTTCATCGTTAACAGATAGTACAATTCTCTCTGCTGTGTTCACGTTTGCAGTGATTTTATTACTGTTATTCGTTGATTTACTTGCTAAAACTGTTCCCGGCCCCATTGGCGAAGCCTTGAGTTATATCTCCTTACTCAAACATTTTAATACTTTTATCGAAGGCATTTTTGATACTAGTGCCCTGCTGTTATTTCTCAGTTACATCTTTCTAGGCATCTTCCTCACCTCTCAATCAATTGATGCCCTGCGCTTTCAGCGTCAATAA
- a CDS encoding ABC transporter ATP-binding protein, which produces MIEVEHLSKIYGSTPAITDVTFNVEPGEILGFLGPNGAGKTTTMRILAGYLPATKGTAKIAGFDVHENSLSVRQRIGYLPETPPLYPDMTVEGFLHFVARIKGVSAGDRSNKVKAAIARCNLEDKRKVLIRKLSKGYRQRVGIAQAIVHDPPAIILDEPTVGLDPRQIIEVRNLIKSLAGTHTIILSTHILPEVSMTCSRVAIINRGKVVATNTPENLMTQLTGGSGYELEIEGEASLAKQVLQNISGVSLVESIPTSGSHHPVSANRAYLRVISQPGTEPGKDIAATIVRAGFALYEMRRVSATLEDVFLQLTTEEKNLESIQDSAPKEGEAA; this is translated from the coding sequence ATGATTGAAGTTGAGCATTTAAGTAAAATATACGGTTCGACTCCAGCGATTACTGATGTGACTTTTAATGTCGAACCTGGGGAAATTCTAGGGTTTTTAGGCCCGAATGGTGCTGGTAAAACTACTACTATGCGAATTTTAGCTGGTTATTTACCCGCAACGAAGGGTACAGCGAAGATTGCAGGCTTTGATGTCCATGAAAATTCTCTATCTGTGCGCCAAAGAATTGGTTATTTACCAGAAACGCCGCCGTTATATCCAGATATGACAGTGGAGGGGTTTTTGCATTTTGTCGCCAGAATTAAAGGCGTATCCGCAGGCGATCGCAGTAATAAAGTCAAAGCTGCGATCGCTCGTTGTAATTTAGAAGATAAGCGCAAGGTACTGATCCGCAAGCTGTCTAAAGGATACCGTCAAAGAGTGGGGATTGCTCAGGCGATCGTCCACGATCCACCAGCGATTATTTTAGATGAACCGACGGTAGGACTTGACCCCCGGCAAATCATTGAGGTGCGGAATTTAATTAAAAGCCTCGCCGGAACTCATACCATCATTCTTTCCACCCACATTCTCCCAGAAGTGAGCATGACTTGTAGCCGCGTTGCCATTATTAATCGGGGTAAAGTCGTCGCCACCAATACACCAGAAAATCTCATGACACAGTTGACAGGTGGCTCTGGGTATGAATTAGAAATTGAAGGTGAAGCTAGCCTGGCAAAACAGGTATTGCAAAACATATCAGGTGTGAGTCTGGTAGAATCAATTCCTACATCTGGGAGTCATCACCCAGTGTCAGCAAACCGCGCCTATTTACGAGTAATATCGCAACCAGGAACCGAACCAGGAAAAGATATTGCTGCCACAATAGTCCGTGCGGGATTTGCTTTATATGAAATGCGGCGTGTCAGCGCTACCCTAGAAGATGTGTTTTTGCAATTAACAACAGAAGAAAAGAATTTAGAATCTATCCAAGACTCAGCCCCCAAAGAAGGAGAAGCAGCGTAG
- a CDS encoding Crp/Fnr family transcriptional regulator: protein MLIEKKPLMQPENQLLRDLPADIYERLASHLKLVSLSVQEVICEVAEQIEYVYFPHHAVISLLATMDDGATVEVALVSQEGMVGLPVILGDNISSIQAIVQVSGEAMRINADILKAEFAQGGPLQNLLLRYVQAVLIELAQGAACNRLHSLDKRLARWLLKVADRMQSQEFPLTQEFIAQMLGVRRAGVSVAAGILSQSGIISYNRGHISILDRKALEATSCECYRVVKAEFTRLLGKSSHHEN, encoded by the coding sequence ATGTTAATAGAAAAGAAACCTCTGATGCAGCCGGAAAATCAGTTACTTAGGGATTTACCAGCCGATATATATGAACGCCTTGCTTCTCATTTGAAGTTAGTTTCTCTCTCCGTTCAGGAAGTTATTTGCGAAGTTGCAGAACAAATCGAGTATGTCTATTTTCCCCATCATGCAGTAATTTCTTTACTCGCCACTATGGATGATGGCGCAACAGTCGAAGTAGCTTTGGTGAGTCAGGAAGGGATGGTAGGGCTACCTGTAATTTTGGGAGACAATATTTCATCAATACAAGCGATAGTGCAAGTTTCAGGGGAGGCTATGCGGATTAACGCAGATATACTTAAAGCGGAGTTTGCCCAAGGTGGCCCTTTGCAAAACCTGCTACTACGCTACGTACAAGCTGTATTAATCGAATTAGCACAAGGCGCTGCTTGTAACCGTCTCCATAGTTTAGATAAGCGCCTAGCACGATGGCTGTTAAAAGTTGCGGATCGGATGCAATCGCAAGAGTTTCCTTTAACCCAAGAATTTATCGCCCAAATGCTAGGTGTACGGCGTGCTGGCGTAAGTGTCGCGGCTGGTATTCTCAGCCAATCAGGAATAATCAGCTACAATCGCGGACATATTAGCATTTTAGATAGAAAGGCTTTAGAAGCAACTTCTTGTGAGTGTTATCGAGTAGTAAAAGCCGAATTTACGCGATTATTAGGAAAATCGTCGCATCACGAAAATTGA